The following nucleotide sequence is from Desulfurobacterium indicum.
TTCTCTTTACAGAATAAAAGAATTCACAAAGAAAATTCTTTCATTCTGCGAAAAAGTGTCAAGAAACGAACAGGCTGACTTAAAAGATACAGAAGGTTTATCTTTCAGCGAAATAGACGAAATATGTAAAAGGGCAGAAAAGGACGCAAAGGCCCTCGTATCTGCCCTATAAAAGGGAAACAAAAAACCAAACACAGGCGCCCTTTAAAGGGCACCTTTTTTTTATTTAATGCAAAGTCTTGAAAATTCAAGCCAATATCCCTAAATTCTATGTTAGAAAATTTAAAATAATATTTTAAGGAGGGAGCTATGGCTATCGTCGGTTTCGGAAAACTTGAAACACTTTTCAGAAAAGCGGCCGGACTTGACATTGACAAGAACAAGGCAAAAGCAATCACCGATATCGTTGAAAAGAAACTTTACGACCTGCTTCTCATAGGAGAGAGAAATGCCAAGTATAATGGGAGAGATGTAATATGGGAATGCGATGTTCCACTTACAAAAGGATTCCTTGAAACTATTCAGAAATTTAAAGAACTGGAAGAACAACTTGAACTGCAAGATATACTGGACTTTCTGGCAACTCAACCACCTCTAAAATATCCACTTGAGGCAGAGCTTGAAAACAAACTCCCGGAAATCGTAGGAACACTTCTGTTCATAATCGCAAGAATCATAAAAACTGTTGACGAAGGTTGCCGTCAACCATCAACAGAAGATATTGAAAGAGCAGGTAAAATTCTCGATCTAACAATGTAATGAAGGGGGCCACCGCTCCCTTCTAAATCCTCTTCAACCAGTAGAGCAGGTTATCCGGCGAATTTTCAGAACCCTTTAAATACTACAAAGACTTTACACCGTCCAAACAAACGTTTCCGTAAGCATAGGTAGTGTACGATATTTTGTGTAAGCTTGAGAAATGGGATAACCTCCTGGGGAACACCCCACAAATACCAACCCCAGGAGGCAAAAATGGAACTACAGAAGATTTTACCAGACCTAGTTAAGGAAGTGGTAAAGCAAACCTTAGAGTCAATCATGACGGCTGAAAGAGAAGTGTTTCTTAAAGAACATGGAGGAACAAAGAACGGCTTTTACGTTAGAAACTTAGATACTGTTATCGGTAAGCTTGAAAATCTGAGAATTCCAAGAGATAGAGAGGGAAAATTCAGAACAAAGTTGATAGAACCTTATAGAAGAAGAGATATCAATCTTGAAGACTTAATACTTGGGATGTTTGCCTCTGGTATGAGTGCAAGAGCAGTAGCCCAGGCTCTTGAAAGCGTGTTTGAACTTAAATACTCACCCTCAACCATAAGCAAAATATCGCAGGTAACCTTAGAGGAAATA
It contains:
- a CDS encoding DUF1931 family protein; translated protein: MAIVGFGKLETLFRKAAGLDIDKNKAKAITDIVEKKLYDLLLIGERNAKYNGRDVIWECDVPLTKGFLETIQKFKELEEQLELQDILDFLATQPPLKYPLEAELENKLPEIVGTLLFIIARIIKTVDEGCRQPSTEDIERAGKILDLTM
- a CDS encoding transposase, whose protein sequence is MRNGITSWGTPHKYQPQEAKMELQKILPDLVKEVVKQTLESIMTAEREVFLKEHGGTKNGFYVRNLDTVIGKLENLRIPRDREGKFRTKLIEPYRRRDINLEDLILGMFASGMSARAVAQALESVFELKYSPSTISKISQVTLEEI